The following proteins come from a genomic window of Macrobrachium nipponense isolate FS-2020 chromosome 32, ASM1510439v2, whole genome shotgun sequence:
- the LOC135207182 gene encoding uncharacterized protein LOC135207182 isoform X1, whose amino-acid sequence MFRNELVKCVYLLLWISGSNKNLPEACMKGPFRRTITIEEHVVLPCRKTTPLPPGKGENTTWTDKTTYSTVNPRFIDLFVTPKATKVEPPRPGQLDCNKNITLENLSTVYWQTPNYPQIYPEGITCKLRIQFPNHQQPRGIAILSMEVPSMIFTTDNELCPGDRLTIERLPDGHIEALCGNLSGRTILVDVSLLRTLTFSTTPHDGGASIGFRVGIKGFLLG is encoded by the exons atgtTCAGAAACGAACTTGTGAAGTGCGTCTACCTGCTACTCTGGATTTCG GGAAGCAACAAGAATCTCCCTGAAGCATGCATGAAAGGGCCATTTAGAC GAACTATCACGATAGAGGAACACGTTGTCCTGCCTTGCAGAAAGACGACTCCGCTACCTCCAGGGAAAG GTGAGAATACCACTTGGACTGACAAGACGACTTATAGTACCGTTAACCCTAGATTCATAGACCTATTCGTCACTCCAAAAGCTACTAAGGTGGAACCTCCCAGACCTGGACAGCTAG ATTGCAACAAAAACATCACACTCGAAAACCTATCTACAGTTTACTGGCAGACGCCAAACTACCCGCAGATATATCCAGAGGGCATAACTTGCAAACTTCGCATCCAG ttcCCAAATCACCAAC AACCAAGAGGCATCGCTATTCTCTCGATGGAAGTCCCAAGTATGATATTCACGACGGACAACGAACTCTGTCCTGGAGATCGTCTGACAATCGAGAGGCTCCCAGATGGACATATTGAGGC aCTCTGCGGAAACTTAAGTGGTAGAACAATCCTTGTCGACGTCAGCTTACTGAGGACTCTCACATTCTCCACTACTCCTCATGACGGAGGTGCTAGCATAGGATTCAGAGTGGGAATCAAAg GTTTCTTGCTGGGCTAA
- the LOC135207182 gene encoding uncharacterized protein LOC135207182 isoform X2, whose translation MFRNELVKCVYLLLWISGSNKNLPEACMKGPFRRTITIEEHVVLPCRKTTPLPPGKGENTTWTDKTTYSTVNPRFIDLFVTPKATKVEPPRPGQLDCNKNITLENLSTVYWQTPNYPQIYPEGITCKLRIQFPNHQPRGIAILSMEVPSMIFTTDNELCPGDRLTIERLPDGHIEALCGNLSGRTILVDVSLLRTLTFSTTPHDGGASIGFRVGIKGFLLG comes from the exons atgtTCAGAAACGAACTTGTGAAGTGCGTCTACCTGCTACTCTGGATTTCG GGAAGCAACAAGAATCTCCCTGAAGCATGCATGAAAGGGCCATTTAGAC GAACTATCACGATAGAGGAACACGTTGTCCTGCCTTGCAGAAAGACGACTCCGCTACCTCCAGGGAAAG GTGAGAATACCACTTGGACTGACAAGACGACTTATAGTACCGTTAACCCTAGATTCATAGACCTATTCGTCACTCCAAAAGCTACTAAGGTGGAACCTCCCAGACCTGGACAGCTAG ATTGCAACAAAAACATCACACTCGAAAACCTATCTACAGTTTACTGGCAGACGCCAAACTACCCGCAGATATATCCAGAGGGCATAACTTGCAAACTTCGCATCCAG ttcCCAAATCACCAACCAAGAGGCATCGCTATTCTCTCGATGGAAGTCCCAAGTATGATATTCACGACGGACAACGAACTCTGTCCTGGAGATCGTCTGACAATCGAGAGGCTCCCAGATGGACATATTGAGGC aCTCTGCGGAAACTTAAGTGGTAGAACAATCCTTGTCGACGTCAGCTTACTGAGGACTCTCACATTCTCCACTACTCCTCATGACGGAGGTGCTAGCATAGGATTCAGAGTGGGAATCAAAg GTTTCTTGCTGGGCTAA
- the LOC135207182 gene encoding uncharacterized protein LOC135207182 isoform X3 has protein sequence MFRNELVKCVYLLLWISGSNKNLPEACMKGPFRRTITIEEHVVLPCRKTTPLPPGKDCNKNITLENLSTVYWQTPNYPQIYPEGITCKLRIQFPNHQQPRGIAILSMEVPSMIFTTDNELCPGDRLTIERLPDGHIEALCGNLSGRTILVDVSLLRTLTFSTTPHDGGASIGFRVGIKGFLLG, from the exons atgtTCAGAAACGAACTTGTGAAGTGCGTCTACCTGCTACTCTGGATTTCG GGAAGCAACAAGAATCTCCCTGAAGCATGCATGAAAGGGCCATTTAGAC GAACTATCACGATAGAGGAACACGTTGTCCTGCCTTGCAGAAAGACGACTCCGCTACCTCCAGGGAAAG ATTGCAACAAAAACATCACACTCGAAAACCTATCTACAGTTTACTGGCAGACGCCAAACTACCCGCAGATATATCCAGAGGGCATAACTTGCAAACTTCGCATCCAG ttcCCAAATCACCAAC AACCAAGAGGCATCGCTATTCTCTCGATGGAAGTCCCAAGTATGATATTCACGACGGACAACGAACTCTGTCCTGGAGATCGTCTGACAATCGAGAGGCTCCCAGATGGACATATTGAGGC aCTCTGCGGAAACTTAAGTGGTAGAACAATCCTTGTCGACGTCAGCTTACTGAGGACTCTCACATTCTCCACTACTCCTCATGACGGAGGTGCTAGCATAGGATTCAGAGTGGGAATCAAAg GTTTCTTGCTGGGCTAA